Proteins found in one Larimichthys crocea isolate SSNF chromosome I, L_crocea_2.0, whole genome shotgun sequence genomic segment:
- the stard15 gene encoding START domain-containing protein 10 isoform X1, with amino-acid sequence MPVQIPDDTDFCSFKDQCLSQEGWISRYNKGGVTVWCREEESREVQKLKMRIVCKDVTAETLYDVLHDTSYRKKWDTNMIDTYDIGRLTANADIGYYSWKCPTPLKNRDFVTMRSWLPLGNDYLIINYSVKHPQHPPKKDYVRAVSLLTGYLIQSNGANSSTLYYLTQVDPRGSLPKWVVNRASQFVAPKAMRKIYKASQKYPEWKRKHNPNLKPWMFPEQNSLPCINVAELTVQRADSLENIDESGLSEEKTHHSDDEET; translated from the exons ATGCCGGTCCAGATCCCGGACGACACAGACTTCTGTTCGTTTAAGGATCAGTGCCTGAGTCAGGAAGGATGGATCAGCCGCTACAACAAGGGCGGAGTGACGGTGTGGTGCCGCGAGGAGGAGAGCCGGGAGGTCCAGAAACTCAAG atgaggATTGTGTGTAAAGATGTGACAGCTGAGACGCTGTACGATGTCCTCCATGACACGAGCTATCGCAAGAAGTGGGATACCAACATGATCGACACCTATGACATCGGCAGACTGACCGCCAACGCAGACATCGGATATTACTCCT GGAAATGTCCGACTCCTCTAAAGAACAGAGACTTCGTGACCATGAGATCTTGGCTTCCTCTCGGTAACGACTACCTGATCATCAACTACTCGGTCAAACATCCG cAACACCCTCCTAAGAAGGACTATGTCCGAGCCGTGTCCCTGCTGACCGGATACCTGATCCAGTCCAACGGAGCCAACAGTTCAACCCTTTACTACCTGACCCAGGTGGATCCGCGAG GTTCGTTACCAAAGTGGGTGGTGAACCGAGCGTCTCAGTTTGTGGCTCCAAAG GCGATGAGAAAGATCTACAAGGCGTCCCAGAAGTATCCGGAGTGGAAGAGGAAGCACAACCCGAACCTGAAGCCGTGGATGTTTCCGGAGCAAAACTCTCTGCCGTGCATCAATGTGGCGGAGCTGACGGTGCAGCGCGCCGACTCTCTGGAGAACATCGATGAGAGCGGCCTGAGTGAGGAGAAGACGCACCACAGCGACGACGAAGAGACTTAA
- the stard15 gene encoding START domain-containing protein 10 isoform X2, translating into MRIVCKDVTAETLYDVLHDTSYRKKWDTNMIDTYDIGRLTANADIGYYSWKCPTPLKNRDFVTMRSWLPLGNDYLIINYSVKHPQHPPKKDYVRAVSLLTGYLIQSNGANSSTLYYLTQVDPRGSLPKWVVNRASQFVAPKAMRKIYKASQKYPEWKRKHNPNLKPWMFPEQNSLPCINVAELTVQRADSLENIDESGLSEEKTHHSDDEET; encoded by the exons atgaggATTGTGTGTAAAGATGTGACAGCTGAGACGCTGTACGATGTCCTCCATGACACGAGCTATCGCAAGAAGTGGGATACCAACATGATCGACACCTATGACATCGGCAGACTGACCGCCAACGCAGACATCGGATATTACTCCT GGAAATGTCCGACTCCTCTAAAGAACAGAGACTTCGTGACCATGAGATCTTGGCTTCCTCTCGGTAACGACTACCTGATCATCAACTACTCGGTCAAACATCCG cAACACCCTCCTAAGAAGGACTATGTCCGAGCCGTGTCCCTGCTGACCGGATACCTGATCCAGTCCAACGGAGCCAACAGTTCAACCCTTTACTACCTGACCCAGGTGGATCCGCGAG GTTCGTTACCAAAGTGGGTGGTGAACCGAGCGTCTCAGTTTGTGGCTCCAAAG GCGATGAGAAAGATCTACAAGGCGTCCCAGAAGTATCCGGAGTGGAAGAGGAAGCACAACCCGAACCTGAAGCCGTGGATGTTTCCGGAGCAAAACTCTCTGCCGTGCATCAATGTGGCGGAGCTGACGGTGCAGCGCGCCGACTCTCTGGAGAACATCGATGAGAGCGGCCTGAGTGAGGAGAAGACGCACCACAGCGACGACGAAGAGACTTAA